The region GGGGGAGAGGTCCGCGCAGGCCTGGCGCACGGCGGCGTCGTCGAGCGCGGCGTTCGCGCCCGGGACCACGATGATCGAGTTCTCGCCGTCGTCGTCCAGGAGCACCAGGGCGCGGCCGCTCGCCCGCTCCGAGCGCGTGAGCAGGCCGGTGTCGATGCCCTCCGCGGCCAGCGCCTGCGCCAGCGGCTCGCCGTCCTCCCGGCCGACGGCGCCAACCATCGTGACGTGCGCGCCCGCGCGGGCGGCGGCGACCGCTTGGTTGGCGCCCTTGCCGCCGAGCGAGGCCGACGCCTCGCGCGCCAGGACCGTCTCGCCGGGCCGGGGCAGCGCCGCCAGCCGCAGCGACGTGTCGGCGTTCACGCTCCCGACGACGGTGACCCGGGCAGTCACGCGCCCGCCTCGGCGGACCCGGCGGACCCGCCGGGCTCGCCCGATCGGTCCACGAACGACGTCGCGACCCGGTGCGACGCCCCCGGGCGGCCCTCGATCACGTCGACCAGCGCGGTGACGCCCAGCCGGCCGATCGCCGTGGCGTCGTTGCGCACCGCCGAGATCGGCGGGGAGACCAGCGAGAACCAGTCGAGGTCGTCGAACGACACGATCTCGACGGCGTCCAGCGGCTCGGCCGCGTCCGCGCCCACGGGCCCGGCCTCCCGCAGCGCCCGCGCCACACCCAGCGTCATCAGGCCGTCGGCGCTGAGCACCGCCGTCGGACGCGCGCCCGAGGCGAGCACCGCGTGCATCGCCTCCACGCCGCTCTCGGCCCGGAAGTCGCCGTGCGCCACGAGGCGCGGGTCGGCCGACAGGCCGAGCTCGTCCCGGAACCGCAGGAAGGCGGCACGGCGCTCGCGGCCGGTCGAGACCTCGGGCGGCCCGCCCACGAACGCGACCTCCCGGTGCCCGCGGCCGTGCAGCCAGGTCAGCGCGCGGCGCACGCCGTCCTCGTTGTCGGTGCCGATGGTGGGCACGTCGAGACCCTCGACCGACCGGTCCACGAAGACCAGCGGCAGGCCGCCGTCGCGCAGGGCGTGCAGCGGGGTCACGTCGGAGCCCTGCGGGGCGATGAGCAGGCCGTCGATCCGCTGGGAGGCGAAGGTGCGCAGGTAGGCGGCCTCCTGGTCGGCGTCCTCGTCGGCGTTGGCGAGCAGCACGGTGTAGCCGCGCCGCTGCGCCTCGCGCTCGGCGGCGTGCGCCAGCTCGGAGAAGAACGGGTTGCGGATGTCGGAGACGAGCAGCCCGAGCACGTCGGTGCGCGACCGGCGCAGCGACCGCGCGGGGCCGTTGGCGATGTAGTTGAGCTCCTTGGCCGCGGCCGTGACGCGGGCCCGCGAGTCGGGGGAGGTCTGGCTGCTGCCGCTCAGCACCCGCGACGCGGTGCCGAGGGAGACTCCCGCCAGCGCTGCGACGTCCTTGATCGTGGCCACTCTGCCCTCTTCCGTGGAAACGTTTCCATGACTGCCTGTCGCCAATCTGCCACAGTCGAGGGGGCGAAAGCAAGAACGATGCGCCCGCATCGTTCCTCGCGCGGTGAGACCGGTTGTCTCATAACGTGTCGAGCGTGAAGCGCACCCCAGGGGGCTTGGGC is a window of Promicromonospora sukumoe DNA encoding:
- a CDS encoding LacI family DNA-binding transcriptional regulator: MATIKDVAALAGVSLGTASRVLSGSSQTSPDSRARVTAAAKELNYIANGPARSLRRSRTDVLGLLVSDIRNPFFSELAHAAEREAQRRGYTVLLANADEDADQEAAYLRTFASQRIDGLLIAPQGSDVTPLHALRDGGLPLVFVDRSVEGLDVPTIGTDNEDGVRRALTWLHGRGHREVAFVGGPPEVSTGRERRAAFLRFRDELGLSADPRLVAHGDFRAESGVEAMHAVLASGARPTAVLSADGLMTLGVARALREAGPVGADAAEPLDAVEIVSFDDLDWFSLVSPPISAVRNDATAIGRLGVTALVDVIEGRPGASHRVATSFVDRSGEPGGSAGSAEAGA